The proteins below come from a single Amphiura filiformis chromosome 15, Afil_fr2py, whole genome shotgun sequence genomic window:
- the LOC140171086 gene encoding uncharacterized protein, producing MRTYYINIQQSCHRFYSNIIMDSINELRVQTDDRYIGHSRGSHGNYHSAIILVFLLGTLGIALAFAPVLVLPSYNPIKLGANVTNFNKILGGILALTVATTSLCLVVGKRRLEEKGYVQFSIMSRTNRDINHSTSGDNRHRNSRSRVYKNVNRCQTVIFGIGGAVYLVIGIIQNICSQDTIGETAATTAEKVMHLISLMTQMVFLIKYEGASLQNVTLLHYAIALMIADKVWMWISLTLSSAADIAYQTDANNSNNTHWSLLEASVSFLEPIYIEFLITCVGIFLYMWSSMGKNVQRRFDVEPESDDEVYSPNHTYGSIITESEERRRLLSNDGDSESQRDWFSSRSNSELQYTSTLFSKIAKRVGVLLVVIVSVGYTIVGFILRDGPLEYITDSIGPYNRLNILLGIKIALFGPLTVLCMISAYRMYKKTRYYPAPLSPNDYLLLGATAGIFLWFLFKLIAATVNTEENPLTFIGYIAVQIVCILHIWVQTQFLLGAQSIHSRGYRLSALTQACLVYLAGINASEWLQVSLERETLIHNHGSKISPVLNAVYGDKGNLILIYVLYPFIELFRFHSVVMAYEILI from the coding sequence ACAGATGATAGATACATCGGACATTCACGTGGAAGTCACGGAAATTATCACTCCGCAATAATCTTGGTGTTTCTTCTCGGCACTTTAGGAATAGCACTCGCTTTTGCTCCTGTTTTGGTCTTACCGTCTTATAATCCAATTAAACTTGGTGCCAATGtgacaaattttaacaaaatattaggAGGAATTTTGGCTCTCACAGTTGCGACTACTAGTTTGTGCCTCGTCGTCGGTAAACGAAGGCTTGAAGAGAAAGGATACGTACAGTTTTCAATCATGAGTAGAACGAATCGTGATATCAACCATTCAACTTCAGGTGATAACAGGCATCGTAATTCACGTTCCCGAGTATACAAGAATGTAAATCGATGTCAAACTGTGATATTTGGAATAGGAGGGGCTGTGTATCTTGTAATTGGTATAATTCAGAATATATGCAGTCAAGATACAATTGGAGAAACGGCTGCTACAACGGCAGAGAAAGTTATGCACTTGATCTCGCTTATGACTCAAATGGTCTTCCTTATTAAGTATGAAGGTGCATCGCTACAAAACGTCACTCTTTTACACTACGCCATCGCTTTGATGATTGCTGACAAAGTCTGGATGTGGATCTCTCTTACCCTCAGTAGCGCAGCCGATATTGCTTACCAAACAGATGCAAACAATTCAAATAACACACATTGGTCCCTATTGGAAGCTTCAGTAAGCTTTCTAGAACCAATCTATATCGAGTTCTTAATCACATGTGTAGGTATATTCCTCTACATGTGGTCATCAATGGGAAAGAATGTACAGAGGCGATTTGATGTTGAACCAGAATCTGATGACGAAGTCTATTCTCCTAATCATACATATGGTTCAATTATTACGGAAAGCGAAGAGCGTCGTCGTCTGCTGTCTAATGACGGTGATTCTGAATCACAACGCGACTGGTTTAGCTCAAGAAGCAATAGCGAGTTACAATATACAAgtactttgttttcaaaaatagcCAAAAGAGTTGGTGTCTTACTTGTTGTTATTGTAAGCGTAGGTTATACAATTGTTGGTTTTATTTTACGCGATGGGCCATTAGAATACATCACTGACAGTATTGGACCGTATAACCGACTAAACATTCTGTTGGGAATCAAAATTGCTCTTTTTGGCCCACTTACTGTCCTTTGTATGATATCAGCGTATAGAATGTACAAAAAGACCAGATATTACCCCGCCCCTCTTTCCCCCAACGACTACTTGTTACTTGGCGCAACTGCTGGTATCTTCCTTTGGTTTTTGTTTAAGTTAATTGCAGCAACGGTCAACACAGAAGAAAACCCATTGACATTTATAGGCTATATCGCTGTGCAAATTGTATGTATATTACATATATgggttcaaactcaatttctgttAGGCGCTCAGAGCATTCATAGCAGAGGATATCGGTTGTCTGCATTGACCCAAGCTTGTTTGGTATACCTGGCTGGTATCAACGCATCAGAATGGTTACAGGTTTCTTTAGAGCGAGAGACATTAATACACAATCACGGCAGTAAAATAAGTCCGGTATTAAATGCTGTATATGGCGATAAAGGCAACCTCATTTTAATATATGTGCTCTATCCATTTATAGAattattccgatttcattctgtGGTCATGGCATACGAAATTTTGATTTGA